A genome region from Bacteroidales bacterium includes the following:
- a CDS encoding N-acetylmuramoyl-L-alanine amidase yields MKRKFQIIGILIITLLTYFNVVQAQGYKINKVVIDAGHGGTDPGCIGSKTKEKDIALLLATKLGDYIKQYFPTVKVIYTRSTDTFVELYKRAQIANDNKADLFISIHCNANPSKAPYGSETYVMGLHKSQANLDVAQKENASILMEDSYITNYDGFEPNTEEAYIIFSLYQNAYLDLSQNLAIKIQKQMKEKVGLYDRGVKQAGFLVLYKTAMPSILFEAGFLSNLKDEEFLSTAKGQDYVASGLFRAFKEYKNELEKNSMDKDKEDSVPEIKNDTLPYHTIVKDISKEVNDTLVNNIVFKIQFATCDVKKPINSPDFKELKDVQEVYHNGLYKYLTGNEKKSGDALALLKKVHDLGFKDAFIVAFQNGERISPQQAMKLIKKN; encoded by the coding sequence GTGAAACGTAAATTTCAAATAATTGGTATTCTTATTATAACGCTTTTAACGTATTTTAACGTTGTTCAGGCGCAAGGTTATAAAATTAATAAAGTTGTTATTGATGCAGGTCATGGTGGTACTGACCCCGGTTGTATTGGTAGTAAGACAAAAGAAAAAGATATTGCACTTTTACTGGCAACCAAACTGGGCGATTATATAAAACAATATTTTCCAACAGTAAAAGTAATATATACCCGCAGTACCGATACTTTTGTGGAACTTTATAAACGGGCACAAATTGCAAACGATAATAAAGCGGATTTGTTTATATCAATACATTGCAATGCAAATCCTTCTAAAGCACCGTATGGTTCGGAAACGTACGTTATGGGTTTGCATAAATCGCAGGCAAATCTTGACGTAGCGCAAAAAGAAAATGCCTCTATTTTAATGGAAGACAGCTATATTACGAATTACGATGGGTTTGAGCCGAACACAGAAGAAGCGTATATTATTTTTTCTCTTTATCAAAATGCTTATCTTGATTTAAGTCAAAACCTGGCAATTAAAATACAAAAACAAATGAAAGAAAAAGTTGGTTTATACGACAGAGGCGTTAAGCAGGCAGGATTTCTGGTTTTGTATAAAACGGCTATGCCCAGTATTTTATTTGAAGCCGGGTTTTTAAGTAATTTGAAAGATGAAGAATTTCTTTCCACTGCTAAAGGACAGGATTATGTAGCATCTGGATTATTCCGTGCTTTTAAAGAATATAAAAATGAACTGGAAAAAAATTCGATGGATAAAGATAAAGAAGATTCTGTCCCTGAAATTAAAAATGACACTTTGCCATATCATACTATTGTAAAAGATATTTCAAAGGAAGTTAATGACACTTTAGTAAATAATATTGTTTTTAAAATTCAATTTGCTACCTGTGATGTAAAAAAACCAATTAACTCACCCGATTTTAAAGAATTAAAGGATGTCCAGGAAGTTTATCATAATGGGTTATATAAATATTTAACCGGGAATGAAAAAAAATCGGGTGATGCTTTGGCATTATTAAAAAAAGTTCATGATTTAGGCTTTAAGGATGCATTTATAGTGGCCTTTCAGAATGGGGAAAGAATTTCTCCGCAACAAGCTATGAAATTGATAAAAAAAAATTAA